The Gemmatimonadaceae bacterium genome contains the following window.
TCGCCGACGGGCGATATCGCCTCTCCGTACGACTGATCGGTTTCGCCGAGGCGGCGAGGGACGTCGACGTGACCGGGCGCGATTTGTCGCTCACGATCGCGTTGACGTCGACGTCACAGCGCCTCGACACCGTGCGGGTGCGCGCGGCGGTCACCGCGGTGTACGGCGTCGTGGGCACGAGCTCCACGCTGCGTCCCGTCGCCGATGCGTCGATTCAAGTGATCGGTTCGCAGCAGAAGGGATCGAGCGACAGCGCGGGAAAATTCTTCGTGTCGCTCGCAAAGGGCGGGTCCTACTTCCTGCGAGTGCATCATCCCGGCTTCGCGGACCAGTTCTTTCCGGTCAACGTACCGTCGGACCACACGGTCGAGACGTTCGTGCTGCTCGATTCGGGGTCCGTCTCGGCGGGCTCCGAGATGGCGTGGAACGATTTCGACGAGCGGCTGCGCTGGCAGGGGCAGGGCGGAAGCACAGTGTCGGGGGAAGAGATCACGCGAAATGGCGGGTCGTCGGGCGATGCGATCCGCGGCGCGTCGTCGTTCGTGAGGAAAGGGCTGGTCCTCGGACCGAGCGTATGCCTGTTCGTGAACGGCGTGCCGA
Protein-coding sequences here:
- a CDS encoding carboxypeptidase regulatory-like domain-containing protein: MALSAVLVMAPRAGAQAPGHTIRGTVRDSATGQELSGAVIELAGPPPSARTVTRSDQRGTFQFSRIADGRYRLSVRLIGFAEAARDVDVTGRDLSLTIALTSTSQRLDTVRVRAAVTAVYGVVGTSSTLRPVADASIQVIGSQQKGSSDSAGKFFVSLAKGGSYFLRVHHPGFADQFFPVNVPSDHTVETFVLLDSGSVSAGSEMAWNDFDERLRWQGQGGSTVSGEEITRNGGSSGDAIRGASSFVRKGLVLGPSVCLFVNGVPKPGWGFDGIPPEQIATVELYTITGDETHTLASQWPHGAQCGRTGGVPAPTSPMNRRSIVQYAVVWLK